CGAGTTTGACGCGGCGGGCGAGGAAGAGGTCTTCGAGGATCTCCATGCGAAGATCGTCGAAGCCGCCTAGCTGTTGATAGGCGGGCGTGCGGAGCAGGTTGAAGGCTCCAATGCCGATGGAGTCGCGCTGGGCTTTGGGGTCGGAGGCAAGCCAGGGACGCGTGGCCCAGAGGCCCATGACTCCGAGGTAGCCTAGCAACATTCCCTCGCCTGCGGTTTTGAGGATGGGCGTGGGGAAGGTGACGAAGTGGTCAGCCTGTGTGGCCACCGCCTGAACTAACGATCTTCGGATGGCCTGCGGCTCAAAGAGGATGTCGGCGTCGGTGAAGAGGAGGTAGGCGGGCTGGTGAATGGCGATGGCATGGCGCGCGGCGAGGGCCATGGCGTGGGTCTTGCCGAGCCAGCCGGCGGGGAGTTCGGTGATGTGGAGGGCCGTGAGCTTGTCGGAGTGCTGGGCGGCGAGAGTGTCGATGATGACGGCGGTGGCGTCGGTGGAGCGGTCGTCTACGGCGAGGATGTGCAGGTTGGGGTAGTCCTGTTGGAGGAGTGAGGTCAGGCTTGCAGGGAGTGCTTCAGCCTCGTTCCTTGCGGGGACGATGACCGTGATGGAAGGATTGCCGGTTGGGGCGAGGTCGAACTGCGGGTCGAGGAGGTTGGGAATGCGGCGAAGGCCGCGAGCCGCAGTGATCGCCTTCCAGAACCAGGCTAGAGAGATGAGCCAGGCGAGGAGTTTGAGGGCGGTCATGCTGCGACCGGCTCTTCCGCGTGGAGCGGCGGCGCGTAGCGGGAGCCGAGGGAGAATATGATGGCGGCGAGCACGAGGGTGATTAGCGTGGAGCCGAGGCCGAGGTTGAGGGTGGAGCGGTCGCTGACGACTCCGATGATGCGGGGCGAGATGGCGTCGCCGAGGGCGTGGATGATGAAGAGCTGACCGGCGAGGGCTGTCGCGCGGATCTCAGGACGAACCGCGTTTACAGTGGCGGCGTTCACGGGGCCCGTGCCAAGGAAGATGAGGAAGACGGCAAGAGCAAGTGAGGGGATGGTCAGAGACTTCGGGCCGAAGAAGCAGACCAAGGCGGGTGGGACGGCGAGGGCGGCGCTGATGGCTGGGACGAGGTAAAGGGCTTTCGACGTCTTTCGTGACCAGCGCTGGGCGATGACGCCTCCGGTGACGGTGCCGAGCAGGCCGGTGACCACGGTGATGGCTCCCATGAGGAAGGCGGCGTTGGATTGTGAACGGCCGCCTACGCGCTGGAGGAAGGACGGCATCCACCAGGAGATTCCTCCGAGCGAGAATGTGACGGCCGCGTAGCCGAGGATGGAGGCCAGGTATGCGGGCTTACCGAGATTAATCTTCAGCTGTTTTAGATAAGCCAGGACGTAAACAATCCAACGTAGTAGCGGTCCGGAATACGCCTCCGCTTCAGCGCGTGCGTTACTTCTTAGTTCATCGTGACCTTTGTCTCCACGAGCGGGCTCCTTCATGAAGAAGAGGATTAGCAGCGCGAGGATGACTCCGGGGATGGCGGAGACGATGAAGGACATGCGCCAACCATGGTGTTCCCCGACGGTGCCTCCTACGAGGTAGCCGAGCGCAGCTCCTACGGGGATGGCGACATTAAAGATGGTGAGGACACGGTTGCGCTGATCTTTGGGGTAGAAGTCGGCGAGCAGCGCTGGGGCGAAGACTCCGAAGCTGGCTTCGCCGATGCCGAGGGCGGCGTGGCGCAGGTTGAGCGAGTCGTAGGAGTGGACCGAGGCGGTGAAGAAGTTGATGCCGCTCCAGAAGAGCGCGGCGATGACGATCATGGGCTTGCGCGGGAATCGGTCGCCCAGCCAACCGGTGATGGGCGAGGTGGCCATGTAGGCGACCATGAACCAGAGGGTGAGTGAGCCGATCTGCTGGTCGGAGAGGCGGAACTCGCCTTTGATCTGCTCCTGTACGCCGGGAAGGATGTAGCGGTCGATGTAGTTGACGAAGTTGAGGGCGGTAAGAAGGATGAGGGCGGTGGTGGCTCCGGCGACGGAGGGACTGCGGGTGGGTTTGGCCGCGGAGGACATCTGTGGGGAAAGGATAGCAGTGGATGGCGTTGCGTGCGATTACAAGTCAGGACGCGAGTGGACTTGGTGAGTCTGGCGGGTTTGCGATCCCACCCTTCGCGATACGACTGCGAAGGATGGGCATCCGAGCATTGGCTTGGATCATTTTTCCGCGTCGGTGTGCCAGCCGGGATTTGTCCACTGGCCGTTGCGCAGCACGAAGACTTCGGTGGCTCGCCCGGAGATGGCTGAGCGCTTGCCCTCCTGCTCAGTCTCTACGAGATATTTGCTGTAGATGATCGCGACATCTCCGAAGTGCTGAACTTCGGTGCGGGGGAATTCGAGCCGGATGAGCTTTCCTCCCTTGGCGTGAAATTCAGCGGCAGCACGAAAGACTTCAGCCTGGTTCTTCCACTCCTTGTCACCAGCACTGATGACGATGGTTCCGGGCGGCACTAGTTTTTCGAGGGTCTTGGTGTCGTCTGCGAACCATGAGCGCCAGACGGCTTCACGCACACGCAGTAATTGCGCGTCCTTTTGCTGCTGGGCAGATACCTTCGCGGTGCTAAGAGTTGCCCCGAGCAAGGCCGCGATGATTGTGACGCTGTTCCACTTCCGTTTCATGATGATTGTTCTCCAGCTCTGTTCTTGAATACCTGTTTCTACTCTATGTGTATCTGAAGCTGGCCAGGAAGACAGTCAGCGCAGTGGCGGCTCCGAGGAGAACGTCCAGAGCGTAGTGGTACCGGCCGATGATGGCGCCAAGCGAGATTGAGATCGCTATGGCCAGAAAGATGATGCCGAAGGGCGGCGAGTAGCGAAGCAGAAATAACGCGATGGCAAAGGCCGAGGCTACGTGCGCGCTGGGGAAGGAGATGGCGTGGATGCTGCCGTGCTTGAGAATCCAGCGGTTGAAGACTCGTCCTTTGTTGGCGCTGTCTGACGGGGTTGTGGTGGCGGCTGGATCGATGAGCGTGCGCGGGGGGTAGGCGGGCACGAAAGGGGTGACGGCGTAGCAGAGGTAGGTCGAGACCAGAACGACGAGCCAGAAGCCTGCGACCTGGCTGCGGAGGCCGGCGGCGTAGACGGCTAGCAGGCCTAGCGGCACGAGGGGGTAGCAGGAGAGGTAGGCCATCTCGAGGAAGAAACCGATCGGGGTTCGTTCTGTGCCTGATTTGGCGGCGATTCCGGGCAACAGCCACCAGTCGAAGGCGAGAAGGCGATCTTGAATTTTGGGGTTTGGCCCGAGGAAGAACTGGCCAGTCTGCCAGTACGGCACGAGGAAGAGTGCAACGGTGAGCCAGTCGCGCAGGATCGAAGCGTCGTCGGCGGGCAGGACGGTAGCGATGTGACGGGCAAGGGCCACGGTCAGGATGGCAGCAGCGGCGAGGGCGGTGACGATCCACTGGTTTCGCCGGGGGAGCAGGCGCGGAGTGAGGCTGGTGGTCCAAGCAGCCAGGGCGAGCAACGCTGGAAAGGCGGTCTGCATCCACTCGGAAGCTCGCATCGTCGAGTCGTCTCCAATGATTCGTTTACCGGTTCGAGCGGCTGGACGCAAGGCCAAATGTGGAGGTGTATGTTAGTGCACCTGATAGGAAAACCATTTCCACTTTCAGTGCTATGGGAGTGTTTCCGATGCAGAGAGGGGGCCGGCATCGAGGAGGACGGTATTGAAATGAATGGTATTTACAGATTTCCCTCGAGATTGGCACGCTGCTTGCTACTATGCAAGACGTAGCACACAATGCCGGCGACATCGCGAGCGGTAAAAAAGGAGAAAATATGGCGGCGACTTCCCTCTTTACGTGTGTGTGCGGGGTGCAGAAGAAGACAAGCAATCATTGGGTGTTGGCCAGAGTGACGCCTTTCGGGATTGAGTTCATGCCCTGGGACGCTGCATTGGCTCGCAACGAGGAGATCGTCGTTCTTTGCGGAGAAGGATGCGCAGCGGCGCTTTTGAGCCGCTGCATGGGCGAGTGGAAGAACTTCCCGCCGGCAAAACCGGTCAAGACTGCGATCGAGCGGGAACTGGCTGCGGCCTGAGCGGCGGTGTCGAACGATGGCAGAGATGGATGCGATGTGCGTGCGTGGCTCCGTGATGCTCATGGCCGCCCGGTGGGAATGATCCGTGTGCTGATTGGGGGGAGCGCTTCGGTGGCTGTCCCGAGGATTACTTCGTCAAAGGCTTCGGCGTTAAGTGGCTCTTCAGGGCCGATGTAGATGGTTCGGATGCCGCGCTGCCGGGCAATGTGGACGAAGCCCGCGGCGGGATAGACGGAGCCTGAGGTGCCGACGACGAGAAGGACGGTGGCGCGGTCGAGTTCACTGTAGATAGCGTCCATGTCCAATGGGATCTCACCAAACCAGACGATGTGCGGTCGGACGGGTAAGCCACAGGCTTTGCATTTCGGCAGGGTTGCGGCGGTCTCGTAGAGGGAGTGGTCGGCGAAGGGCAGGTTGCAGCGGATGCATCGTGACTGGAACAGGCTTCCGTGCATATGGTGAATCCGGCAAGAGCTGGCGCGCTCGTGGAGATCGTCGACGTTCTGGGTGCAGAGATAAAAGCGGTCGCCTAGCTCCTGCTCGATGTGGGCGAGGGCCATGTGGGCGGCGTTCGGTACAACGGCGAGAGCGTCGCGGCGGCGCATGGAATAGAAGCGCCAGACGAGTAAAGGGTCGGCCTGCCAGGCCTCGGGCGTAGCGACCTCTTCAACGCGGTAGCCGTTCCAAAGGCCTCCGGATCCGCGAAAGGTGGCGAGGCCGCTCTCGGCGGAGATGCCGGCTCCGGTGAGGACGAAGAGGCGGTCGTGGGGAGTAAGACGCATGATGAAAGTTGAGATGAGTGCAGCCAGTCTGCGAACAGACGGGCTGCAGTGCCACACCGTGTTCCCGCAAAACCTTCTCGTCTTGATGCAACCTATTTCGCGGCAGGCTTTTCCAGGTGGCCGCCAAACTCGTAGCGCATGGCAGAGAGAAGTTTGTTGGAGAAATCGGCGTCGCCGCGCGAGCTGAAGCGCTCGTAGAGTGCGGTCGTAAGGACGGGAGTGGGTACGCCTTCGTCGATTCCCGCTCTGACGGTCCAGCGGCCTTCACCGGAGTCGGAGACGCGGCCGCTGAATTTGGAGAGCTCGCCGTCTTCGACGAGTGCGGACGCGGTGAGGTCAAGCAGCCACGAGGCGATGACGGAACCGCGACGCCAGACTTCGGCGACGGCGGGGAGGTTGAAGTCGTACTGGTAGTGCTCGGGGTCGCGCAGAGGGGTGGTTTCGGCGTCGATTTCGGCGGTGTGCTTGCCGATGTTGGCGCCTTTGAGGACGCCCAGGCCTTCGGCGTAGGCGGCCATCATGCCGTACTCGATTCCGTTGTGCACCATCTTGACGAAGTGTCCGGCTCCGCTTGCGCCGCAGTGGAGATAGCCCTGCTCTGCGGTGCTGCCGAGTTTGTCCCAGCCGGGGGTTCGAGGAATGTCTCCGACGCCGGGCGCGATGGCTTTGAAGATTGGGTCGAGGCGCTGGACGGCAGTGTCAGGGCCGCCGATCATCATGCAGTAGCCGCGCTCGAGTCCCCAGACGCCGCCGCTGGTGCCTACGTCGACGTAGTGGATGCCTTTGTCAGCGAGGTCTTTGGCGCGGCGAATGTCATCGATGTAATAGGAGTTGCCGCCGTCGACGAGGATGTCGTCCGACTGGAGGCGGGGGGCGATCTGCGCGATCGTCTGCTCGACCACGCCGGCGGGGATCATGAGCCAGATGGGGCGTGGGGGGGCGAGTTTGCCGATCGTGTCCTCGATGGAGGATGCGCCGGTGACTCCCTTCTCTTTGGCGAGATCTGCGACGGCCTGCTTGGAGCGGTCGTAGACGACGCACTCGTGACCGTGGGCTGCGAGACGGCGTACCATGTTGGCGCCCATTCTGCCGAGACCTATCATTCCTAGCTGCATAGACCACTCCTTTGGAAAGTCTGGGTTTGCTGGGTTTGATGCCGATTCGGATGTTTCGGAGGTAGCGGCGGAGTCAGAAATTGTAAAAAACGGGAGGCGTGCTGAGTGGCAGGACTGAGTTCCCCCACGATCACTCCCTCCGCGGGCTGAGTGATCGTAGGGCACCGGTCGTGACTACTCGCCGAAGTTGATGGACTCGATGCCGAGAAACTCGGCGGACTGGCTCAGATCTTCTTCGATGCGGAGGAGCTGGTTGTACTTGGCGATGCGGTCGGTGCGGGGGGGCCGAGCCGGTCTTGATCTGGCCGGCGTTAGCGCGCTCACCCCGTTCCTTCGCGGGCTTCCTTCCAGAGATCGATTCCAGCTTCGAGGGCGTAGCGGTCGATCGCGTTCAACTCGTCGCTGGTGAACTGGAGCTTCGTAACGGAAGCGAGCGAGTTGTCGAGCTGCTCGACGTTGCGCGCGCCGATGAGCGCCGAGGTAACGCGCGCGTCTCTCAGCACCCATGCGATGGCCATCTGGGCCAGTGTCTGTCCGCGGCCGCGGGCGATTTCATTGAGTCCGCGAACGCGGTCGAGATTCTGCTCGTTGAGGAAGGACTTCAGGAAGGAGCCTCCGACGGCGGCGCGTGAGTCCTGCGGCACGCCTTTGAGGTATCTGTCGGTGAGGAGCCCCTGGGCGAGCGGAGAGAATGCGATACAGCCCGCGCCGAGTTCTTCTAGTGTGGCGAGGAGGTCTTTTTCGATCCAGCGGTTGAGCAGCGAGTAGGACGGCTGATGGATGAGCAGAGGCACGCCTTCGCTGCGCAGGATCTCGGCGGCTTGCCTGGTGCGTTCGGGACTGTAGGAGGAGATGCCGACGTACAGGGCCTTTCCCTGGCGCACGGCTTGCGCGAGCGCTCCCATGGTCTCTTCGAGCGGGACATCCATCGAGGGACGGTGGGAGTAGAAGATGTCGACATAGTCGAGGCCCATGCGCCGGAGGCTGTCGTCGAGCGAGGCGAGGAGGTACTTGCGCGATCCTCCGATACCGTAGGGGCCGGGCCACATGTCCCACCCTGCCTTAGTGGAGACGATGAGCTCGTTGCGGTAGGGACGCAGGTCCTTGCGCAGGATTTGGCCGAAGTTCTCTTCGGCTGAGCCGTACGGTGGACCGTAGTTGTTGGCGAGGTCGAAGTGGGTGACGCCACGGTCGAAGGCGCGGCAGACCATGGCGCGGGCGGTCTCGAAGACGTCGGCGCCGCCGAAGTTCTGCCAGAGGCCGAGGGATATCGGCGGCAGGACGATCCCTGATCGTCCACACCGCCGAAATGGCGCATCGATGTATCGTTTGGCGTCGGCTATGTAGGTCATCGGTGGCAGGCTTCCAGCGGCTACTCGCCGAAGTTGACGGATTCGATGCCGAAGAATTCGGCGGACTGACCAAGCTCTTCTTCAATGCGCAGGAGCTGGTTGTACTTGGCGATCCGGTCGGTGCGGGAGGCCGAGCCGGTCTTGATCTGGCCGGCGTTGGTGCCTACCGCGAGATCGGCGATGAAGGTGTCCTCAGTCTCGCCGGAACGATGGCTGATGATCGACGTGTAGCCATAGCGGCGGGCGAGTTCGATTGCGTCGAGGGTCTCAGAAATCGTACCGATCTGGTTGACCTTGATCAGGATGGAGTTGCCGACGTTCTCGTCGATTCCCCGCTGAAGTCGCTCAGTGTTGGTGACGAAGAGATCGTCGCCGACGAGCTGGACGAAGTCGCCGATCTGCCTGGTGAGGAGCTTCCAGCCGTCCCAATCGTCTTCGTCGAGGCCGTCTTCGATGCTGACGATGGGGTACTGGCGGACCCAGGAGTCCCAGAAGGCGACCATCTCGGCGGAGGTCTTCTCGGACTTGTCGGACTTCTTGAAGACGTACTTGCCGGTCTCCTTGTTGAAAAACTCGCTGGAGGCGGGGTCGAGGGCGATGGAGATGTCCTCGCCTGCTTTGTAGCCGGCCAGCTCAATTGCTTCGAGAATGAGCTCGATGGCCTCGGCATTGGACTTGAGGTTAGGAGCAAAGCCGCCTTCGTCGCCCACGGCGGTCGAGTAGCCCTTCTTCTTCAGAACGCCTTTCAGCGTGTGGAAGGTTTCAGTTCCCCAGCGCAATGCATCCGAGAAGCTCTCCGCGCCGACGGGCATGACCATGAACTCCTGGAAGTCGACGTTGGAGTCGGCGTGGGAGCCGCCGTTGATGATGTTCATCATGGGCGTGGGTAGAACGCGGGCGTTGACGCCGCCGAGATAACGGTACAGCGGGAGCTTGAGGGCCTCCGCAGAGGCGCGGGCGACGGCCATGGAGACGGCGAGAATGGCGTTGGCTCCGATCTTGCCCTTGTTCTCGGTGCCATCGAGCGAGATCATGGTGGCGTCGATGAGGCGCTGGTTGGCGGCGTCCATGCCCGTGAGTTCGGGCGCGAGGATGGACTCGACGTTCTCCACGGCGTTGAGCACGCCCTTGCCGAGGTAGTGGGACTTGTCTCCATCACGGAGTTCGACGGCCTCGTGCTCGCCGGTCGAGGCCCCGCTGGGAACGGCGGCGCGGCCGCGTGCTCCTCCTTCGAGGACGACGTCGGCTTCGACGGTGGGGTTTCCGCGAGAGTCGAGGATTTCGCGCGCGTGGATAGAGACGATCTCGGTCATGTTGCTCCTGTTTTCTGGTGTTGAGACGGAACGTGATGCGACGACGCGGTGCATGAGGCGTTCGTTGAGCTTAGGGCGGCGGTCGACAGGAACAGACCGGCCTCCCGAGGCAACGATGGACTGCACCAGAGGTTCACCGGAGGATTTCACCTTTTGGATTCTAGCAAAGGGCGAAGGGATCCTGTCCGGACGGCAGGGGAGCCAGGGCGCGGGAGAGAGTGCTTCGCCGTGTAGTAGCAGGGTCGATTCCCTGCTGCTGAATTTGTCGCAGGAATATTTTGGAGATTCTAACCTTTTAATCAGGGAAAGGCGTCTCAATTGATGCAAGGATTTGCCCATCAATCGCAGGCGCAGAGACTGTACCCGAGGATTGTAGCCATGAAGAAATCGATCACGACAGCCGCACTTGTTCTCGCCACGTTACCCGCTGCAGCCCAGTCGGCACGCACGGGGGTTTCGAACCCGGATGCTGCGGCGATCACGTCGAACGACGACAGCGTACAGACGCCGCCGCTGCCTGCTGCATCAGGCAGAAGACCACTGACCGCGGCTAAGCCCTCGGCCGCCACACAGTCGCCGGCAGCGACGACCGGTGAGGTTTACGGGTCGTATGTGCCGTACAAAGCTCCGGGGGCCGCGTCTACAGCGCAGGCGGCTGCGACCGCGAAGCCGCTCGACCCGGATGCGGAGATTGTGACCAGCGTGCCGGAGGGAGCAAATGAGCTGCGCGAAGGGACGCTGCTGCACGTCCGTATGCTGCAGGACCTCTCGACTGCGACGACCACGCAGGGGTCGAAGTTCTCTGCCGAGGTGATGCAGCCGCTCGAGAAGGATGGGCGCGTCATTGTCCCGATTGGCTCGATTCTGAATGGGCAGGTGACCGAGGTCCGCAGTGGACGTAGCATTTCAGGCGCGGCAGCGCTGCACCTGGAGCCTCGGAATGTGACGCTCCCCGATGGCACCGAGTACGTTCTGCACGCGCAGCTGACCGATGCGAGCATCAGCGATTTCAATGTGGACGATGAAGGCACGCTGAAGCGGCGCAACCATGCCAAGAAGTCGCTGGCTGTGGTTTCGCTGGCGACGGGTGGCGGTGCGGCTGCAGGAATGTTGGTCGCCGGCGGAGTTGGAGCACTGGTTGGCGCTGGCCTGGGCGCAGGAGCGAGTACAGTTATGTTGCTGAAGTCGGACCACCAGGCTACTTTGCAGAAGGATGTGCGGCTGGTGTTCAGTTTGACGGAGCCGATGGAGTTGACTCCGCTGCATGCGAGCACGACGGGCGCTGTTTCCATGAATGGTGGCGCGGGGCCGGCTTTGAAGACAGCTCCAATCCAGTAAGGGATTGCGGATTACGATTTGGAGGGGATGGGCTTCGGCCCGTCCCTTTTGCTTTGCGGCGAGCGGCGATCAAAGCTGTATCGACTTAAGGGCCTAGTGGGGGTCATGAAAATCTGTGGTGCCATGGGGCAAACCGCAGATTCCTTCGACCTCGCTCAGGATGACACTTTCTATAGAAATCATGGACCTACATGACATGGATATGTCGATACTACCTAGCCGCGGACCTGAGCAAGAAGCCTCTTCCAGTTTTTCTGGTTGCGGCGGTAGCTCTTCTTCAGATCTTCGAGGATGCGTTCGAAATCGGTGTGGCCGGAGAGCTTGCGCCAGTTAGGGTTCTTTGAGAACCAGGGGTAGTTCTCATTGCCGAGATAGATGGCGCGGCGGAGCCAGTGGAGGGCCTCTGACTCGTCGCCGTCAAGGGCGAAGTAGGTGGCGAGGCGGTATGCCATCTCGGAGTCGGCCTCGGCTGCAGCAAGTGTCTCATCGATGATGAAGGTGGCAGCCTTTTCGCGCTCGCCGAGCTGAACGTAGCAGAGTGCGATGGTTGGGAAGACGATCCGCAGGGACTTCTCGTCGCGAATAACGTTTTCGAGCGTCTGGATGGCAGCGGCAGGCTCGCCAGCGCGCATCTGCTGGTAGCCGAGGGAGATTCGCAACAGGGGCTGGCGGGGCTCAAGAGTGAGGCCCTTTTCGATCTCGTCGGCGGCCAGTTCAAGCTGGTTCTGGTACTGATAGACGCGGGCGCGATGGTTGTAGATCGTCGGAGCGTCCGACGGATTCATGCGCAGCGACGCATTGAACTGTTCAAGAGCCTCCTCGTACATGCCATCGAGGCGAAGGGTCATGCCGGCGACAAGACGGACATTCCAGTCGTTGCCGGCAGTCTGAAGGAGGTGCTCGATGCCGTGGCGGGCCGACTCTTTTTCGCCGCGCGAGAGAAGCATGTAGACGCGGTAGAGATTGGCCTCGACGGAGCCGGGATCAAGCTGCAGGGCTTTGTCGAAGGCGCGGCGCGCCTCAAGCAGGTGCATCTGGCCGCCGAGTCCGTGACGAGTGTACTGGAGGTGTGCGATGCCGAGGCCGGTCCAGGCGGGGGCATAGTTCTCGTTCTGGCGGGTAACCGACTCGAAGAGCTGGCGGGAGCGGTCGAGGTCGTCGCGACTGCCGGTGCGGCTCATAAAGGAGGAGAGGACGGCGCGGGCCTGGAGGTACTCCTCGGAGAGTTCTTCGACAAGTGAGGGTGCCAGGGACGAGGCGCGGTGATTGCTGTTCTCATGGGCGACCTGCAAATCGCCCACGCCCTGCAGGCTGCTGAAGACCTCGTTGCAGATTTCAGTCTGGACGCTGACGAGGTCGAAGGAGGCGACGTTGATGGAGCCTCCGGTGCGGACGCTCTGGCTGGGGACGTCGAGGAGCTGCCAGTTAAGGTCGAAGCCCTGCTCTGAGCGCAGGAAGTTTCCAGCCAGAACGAAGTTAACGAGGAGCTTCTTGCCCACGCTGAGAGGATCGAGCTGCTGCGCACCGATTGGAATGGAGCTGGAAGGACGGACGACGAGCGAGGGCATGCGCGCCAGGCGCGCGGCGATAGCGTCGGCCAGAGCGTAGCCGTAGAGCGGGGCAACGTCGGCCGGGCCGAAGTTGATGAACGGGAGTACGACGATACTTTTCTGGTTCCCGGCGGCGGTGGCACCGGGCTCACGGAAGCGCTCGGCGAGCATGGAGAGGATGCCGGTGGTGCGCTTCTCTTCCTCGCGGGTGTCGAGCGGGAGACGACCCTGGGTGGGCAGCAGCGGGAGCGCTTCGCCGCCGGGCATCAGCGCGGAGTCGAGATGCATGGAGCGCATGATGGTCTTGAGGGACTCGCGGGCGTCGGCCGCAGCGGCGAAGCGGGCGGAGGGCTGCTTTTCGAGGCAGCGAAGGATAACACTCTCAAGCTCGACCGGGAGGTCGGGAACGATCTGTCGGATGGATGGTGGATCGGCGAACTGGATGGCGCGGATGGACTGGAAGTCGGCCGCGTCGGGACGATGGAAGGGGTGGCGGCCTGTGGCGAGTTCATAGAGGATGAGGCCGAAGGCGAAGATGTCGGACTGAACGCTGGACTGTCCGGTGACAAACTGCTCGGGGGCCATGTAAGCGATGGTGCCTCCGCGAGCCGTGTAGGTGGCACCGGGAGGCGGAAGGCCGCGCTTGGTGGCTGGGCCGGATGGGTCGAAGTCAGTCTGGTCGAGGGCGAGACGGCGGGCGAGACCGAAGTCGAGAATCTTGATAAGGCCGCCGTCGGTGAGCATGACGTTGGCAGGCTTGAGGTCGCGGTGGAAGATGCCGAGAGAGTGCGCAGCGGAGAGGCCTTCGGCGATCTGAATGCCGGCGGAGAGGACGAGCTGCAGGCTGGATGGGCCCTCGGAAATCATCTTGTCCAGCGACTTGCCAGGGATGTACTGCATGACGATGTAGGCTTCTTCGCTGTCTCCGGACTCGGCTGGGGCTTCGCCGACGTCGTAGATGGCGCAGACATTGGGGTGGTCGATGGCGGAGGCGAGCCGGGCCTCGCGGAGCTGCGTGGCGCGCATTTGCTCGATGGTGAGATTGCCGCGTTTGAGGAGCTTGAGCACGACAGGGCGCTGGAGGAGGGTGTCATTGGCCAGATAGACCACGCCGCTGCCACCCGTGCCGATCTTGCGGACGATCTCGTACTGCTTGATGATGCGCCTCTTCATACTTCCATTATTGCAAGGTGCGCGTATGTGGAACGTTAAGGATGGTTATTTGCGGAATCTCAGGGCGATGAATGTAACGGCGAACGCTAGGGCCAGTGTGTTGGAGAGTGGTTGTCTTAAAGAAATCGGGAGGGCTTAATGGTCGGCTGACGGCAGAGGACTCTTCGTCTCAAGCTCGAACGCGAGGACGTCAAGGCTGCTCTATGTGGACTTGATTGGAGATGCACGTATTCTTTGGCAGGCAACTGGGTCCGGTACTACCTGGGGAATTCACTCTCCGGACGGGCGTCAACTTGCGGTAGCAGGCGGAAGTTTCGATCGCAACGTCTGGATGATTGAAAATTTCTGAGCCGGCCGTTAATCCTTTGCCAGCTCGATTTCTTCTGCTACGTGGCGACAGTCACCTGCTCAATGAGCAAGTGAGCTTTATGATTTGACTGTCAATGCCGGGATTGTA
The Edaphobacter bradus genome window above contains:
- a CDS encoding glycosyltransferase; amino-acid sequence: MTALKLLAWLISLAWFWKAITAARGLRRIPNLLDPQFDLAPTGNPSITVIVPARNEAEALPASLTSLLQQDYPNLHILAVDDRSTDATAVIIDTLAAQHSDKLTALHITELPAGWLGKTHAMALAARHAIAIHQPAYLLFTDADILFEPQAIRRSLVQAVATQADHFVTFPTPILKTAGEGMLLGYLGVMGLWATRPWLASDPKAQRDSIGIGAFNLLRTPAYQQLGGFDDLRMEILEDLFLARRVKLAGLRQRVAIAPGMVSVHWASGALGVVNVMTKNLFAVFRFRITLVLLAVLWLTLFCIGPIAFLALPQTRIAAIIALASIATLYVVSSRHSRISPWYAALFPAGATLFLYSLLRSAVKTVRDGGVTWRGTFYSLAELRKNMTPLR
- a CDS encoding spinster family MFS transporter, whose amino-acid sequence is MSSAAKPTRSPSVAGATTALILLTALNFVNYIDRYILPGVQEQIKGEFRLSDQQIGSLTLWFMVAYMATSPITGWLGDRFPRKPMIVIAALFWSGINFFTASVHSYDSLNLRHAALGIGEASFGVFAPALLADFYPKDQRNRVLTIFNVAIPVGAALGYLVGGTVGEHHGWRMSFIVSAIPGVILALLILFFMKEPARGDKGHDELRSNARAEAEAYSGPLLRWIVYVLAYLKQLKINLGKPAYLASILGYAAVTFSLGGISWWMPSFLQRVGGRSQSNAAFLMGAITVVTGLLGTVTGGVIAQRWSRKTSKALYLVPAISAALAVPPALVCFFGPKSLTIPSLALAVFLIFLGTGPVNAATVNAVRPEIRATALAGQLFIIHALGDAISPRIIGVVSDRSTLNLGLGSTLITLVLAAIIFSLGSRYAPPLHAEEPVAA
- a CDS encoding nuclear transport factor 2 family protein, whose translation is MKRKWNSVTIIAALLGATLSTAKVSAQQQKDAQLLRVREAVWRSWFADDTKTLEKLVPPGTIVISAGDKEWKNQAEVFRAAAEFHAKGGKLIRLEFPRTEVQHFGDVAIIYSKYLVETEQEGKRSAISGRATEVFVLRNGQWTNPGWHTDAEK
- a CDS encoding phosphatase PAP2 family protein, which translates into the protein MRASEWMQTAFPALLALAAWTTSLTPRLLPRRNQWIVTALAAAAILTVALARHIATVLPADDASILRDWLTVALFLVPYWQTGQFFLGPNPKIQDRLLAFDWWLLPGIAAKSGTERTPIGFFLEMAYLSCYPLVPLGLLAVYAAGLRSQVAGFWLVVLVSTYLCYAVTPFVPAYPPRTLIDPAATTTPSDSANKGRVFNRWILKHGSIHAISFPSAHVASAFAIALFLLRYSPPFGIIFLAIAISISLGAIIGRYHYALDVLLGAATALTVFLASFRYT
- a CDS encoding SIR2 family NAD-dependent protein deacylase gives rise to the protein MRLTPHDRLFVLTGAGISAESGLATFRGSGGLWNGYRVEEVATPEAWQADPLLVWRFYSMRRRDALAVVPNAAHMALAHIEQELGDRFYLCTQNVDDLHERASSCRIHHMHGSLFQSRCIRCNLPFADHSLYETAATLPKCKACGLPVRPHIVWFGEIPLDMDAIYSELDRATVLLVVGTSGSVYPAAGFVHIARQRGIRTIYIGPEEPLNAEAFDEVILGTATEALPPISTRIIPTGRP
- the gnd gene encoding phosphogluconate dehydrogenase (NAD(+)-dependent, decarboxylating); amino-acid sequence: MQLGMIGLGRMGANMVRRLAAHGHECVVYDRSKQAVADLAKEKGVTGASSIEDTIGKLAPPRPIWLMIPAGVVEQTIAQIAPRLQSDDILVDGGNSYYIDDIRRAKDLADKGIHYVDVGTSGGVWGLERGYCMMIGGPDTAVQRLDPIFKAIAPGVGDIPRTPGWDKLGSTAEQGYLHCGASGAGHFVKMVHNGIEYGMMAAYAEGLGVLKGANIGKHTAEIDAETTPLRDPEHYQYDFNLPAVAEVWRRGSVIASWLLDLTASALVEDGELSKFSGRVSDSGEGRWTVRAGIDEGVPTPVLTTALYERFSSRGDADFSNKLLSAMRYEFGGHLEKPAAK
- the mgrA gene encoding L-glyceraldehyde 3-phosphate reductase, with product MTYIADAKRYIDAPFRRCGRSGIVLPPISLGLWQNFGGADVFETARAMVCRAFDRGVTHFDLANNYGPPYGSAEENFGQILRKDLRPYRNELIVSTKAGWDMWPGPYGIGGSRKYLLASLDDSLRRMGLDYVDIFYSHRPSMDVPLEETMGALAQAVRQGKALYVGISSYSPERTRQAAEILRSEGVPLLIHQPSYSLLNRWIEKDLLATLEELGAGCIAFSPLAQGLLTDRYLKGVPQDSRAAVGGSFLKSFLNEQNLDRVRGLNEIARGRGQTLAQMAIAWVLRDARVTSALIGARNVEQLDNSLASVTKLQFTSDELNAIDRYALEAGIDLWKEAREGTG